The following proteins are encoded in a genomic region of Rhizobium sp. ZPR4:
- a CDS encoding GlxA family transcriptional regulator, with translation MHSIGFLVFPGFQVMGFTAVTAFEVANLASGRELYRVTLLSETGGHVRSSAGFSVETEAFGETAFDSLFIGAATEVSSTSPAILDYIRRAAKSARRVAAPCTGAFALAEAGLLDGRRATTHWVFARELRDRFPALKVDEDKIFIIDGAIWTSAGMTATIDLALAMIEKDHGEELARTVARKLVVYHRRAGGQSQFSTLLELEPKSDRVQRALDFAGRNLRKIVSVEELAEAASLSPRQFNRIFRSETGQSPAKAIENMRVEAARLMIEDGRHSMDEIAIEVGFADRERMRRAFLRVLGQPPQTIRRNVRAFG, from the coding sequence ATGCATTCCATTGGATTTCTCGTCTTCCCCGGCTTTCAGGTCATGGGATTTACCGCGGTGACTGCCTTCGAGGTTGCAAATCTGGCGAGCGGGAGGGAGCTCTATCGTGTGACGCTGCTATCGGAGACAGGAGGGCACGTACGCTCGTCGGCAGGGTTCAGCGTCGAAACGGAGGCATTTGGCGAGACTGCATTCGATTCTCTTTTCATCGGCGCCGCGACAGAAGTTTCATCCACGTCTCCCGCGATCCTCGACTATATCCGTCGGGCTGCAAAATCCGCCCGTCGCGTCGCGGCTCCGTGCACCGGCGCCTTTGCTTTGGCTGAAGCTGGCCTGCTCGATGGCCGCCGCGCAACGACACATTGGGTTTTCGCGCGCGAGCTGCGGGATCGTTTTCCCGCCCTCAAGGTCGATGAAGACAAGATCTTCATCATCGACGGGGCCATCTGGACATCGGCGGGCATGACCGCCACCATCGATCTCGCCCTTGCGATGATCGAGAAGGATCACGGCGAGGAACTGGCGCGAACCGTAGCCCGAAAGCTCGTCGTCTATCATCGTCGCGCCGGCGGCCAGTCGCAATTTTCGACGCTTCTCGAGCTGGAACCGAAATCCGACCGTGTTCAACGCGCGCTCGATTTTGCCGGACGAAACCTGCGCAAGATCGTATCGGTCGAGGAGCTGGCGGAAGCGGCAAGCCTCAGTCCACGTCAGTTCAACCGCATCTTTCGCAGCGAAACCGGCCAGTCCCCCGCCAAGGCGATCGAGAACATGCGGGTGGAGGCGGCACGGCTGATGATCGAAGACGGCCGCCATTCGATGGACGAAATCGCCATCGAAGTCGGCTTTGCCGATCGCGAGCGCATGCGCCGCGCTTTCCTGCGCGTGCTCGGCCAACCACCGCAGACGATCCGCCGCAATGTTCGCGCATTCGGGTAG
- a CDS encoding inorganic diphosphatase, giving the protein MKKLISVIAMTILSSSIASAADYVSYIDYPQPKDESREFYTAIEIPAGSFTKYEIDAKTGHIVVDRFQSMPVAYPANYGSITSSLGGDGDPLDAIVYTREPIVPGAIVRVRAIGVLKMIDGGEVDNKIVAVPTTKIDPTYDGIKEISDLPKLEQDRLQAFFRVYKQLPDARKVVEVGGFDNAEAAKNEVAAAIKAYSEKK; this is encoded by the coding sequence ATGAAAAAGCTTATCTCCGTCATTGCAATGACGATCCTGTCCAGCAGCATTGCTTCGGCAGCCGACTACGTGTCCTATATCGACTATCCTCAGCCGAAGGACGAGAGCCGGGAATTCTACACCGCTATCGAAATTCCTGCCGGCAGCTTCACCAAATATGAAATCGATGCCAAGACCGGCCACATCGTCGTCGACCGCTTCCAGTCCATGCCGGTCGCCTACCCGGCAAACTATGGTTCCATCACCAGCTCGCTCGGCGGCGACGGCGATCCGCTCGACGCCATCGTCTATACGCGCGAACCGATCGTTCCCGGCGCCATCGTCCGCGTACGCGCAATCGGCGTGCTGAAGATGATCGACGGTGGCGAGGTCGACAACAAGATCGTTGCCGTACCCACCACGAAGATCGATCCGACCTATGACGGCATCAAGGAGATCTCCGATCTTCCGAAGCTGGAGCAGGACCGGCTGCAGGCATTCTTCCGTGTCTACAAACAGCTTCCGGACGCCCGAAAAGTCGTCGAAGTCGGTGGCTTCGACAATGCGGAAGCGGCGAAGAACGAAGTCGCCGCTGCCATCAAGGCCTATAGCGAGAAAAAGTGA
- the fdhA gene encoding formaldehyde dehydrogenase, glutathione-independent: MTGNRGVVYMRPGKVDVRDIDDPKLEAPDGRRIEHGVILKVISTNICGSDQHMVRGRTTAMPGLVLGHEITGQIIEKGIDVEMLDVGDIVSVPFNVACGRCRCCKSQDTGVCLTVNPSRAGGAYGYVDMGGWIGGQARYVMVPYADFNLLKFPDRDKAMAKIRDLTMLSDILPTGFHGAVRAGVGVGSTVYVAGAGPVGLAAAASARILGAAVVMIGDFNKDRLAHAAKVGFEPIDLSKSDRLGDMIAEVVGTNEVDSAIDAVGFEARGHSGGEQPAIVLNQMMEITRAAGSIGIPGLYVTEDPGAADSAAKQGSLSLRFGLGWAKAQSFHTGQTPVLKYNRQLMQAILHDRLPIADIVNAKIISLEDAAQGYESFDQGAATKFVLDPHGELTKAA, translated from the coding sequence ATGACTGGGAACAGAGGCGTCGTCTATATGCGGCCCGGCAAGGTCGACGTGCGCGATATCGACGATCCGAAGCTGGAGGCGCCGGACGGCAGACGCATCGAACATGGTGTGATCCTGAAGGTGATCTCCACGAATATCTGCGGCTCCGATCAGCACATGGTTCGTGGTCGCACGACTGCGATGCCCGGCCTCGTGCTCGGGCATGAGATCACCGGACAGATCATTGAAAAGGGTATCGATGTCGAGATGCTCGATGTCGGCGACATCGTCTCGGTTCCGTTCAACGTTGCCTGCGGCCGTTGCCGTTGCTGCAAGTCGCAGGACACCGGCGTCTGCCTGACGGTCAATCCGTCGCGCGCCGGCGGCGCCTATGGCTACGTCGACATGGGCGGCTGGATTGGCGGCCAGGCGCGCTACGTGATGGTGCCTTATGCGGATTTCAATCTGTTGAAGTTCCCGGATCGAGACAAGGCCATGGCGAAGATCCGTGATCTGACCATGCTTTCCGACATTCTGCCGACGGGCTTTCACGGAGCCGTTCGTGCGGGCGTCGGGGTGGGTTCTACGGTCTATGTCGCAGGTGCAGGGCCGGTCGGTCTGGCTGCTGCTGCTTCCGCTCGTATCCTGGGTGCCGCCGTCGTCATGATCGGTGACTTCAACAAGGATCGTCTTGCACATGCAGCCAAGGTCGGTTTCGAGCCCATCGATCTTTCCAAGAGCGATCGTCTGGGCGATATGATCGCGGAAGTCGTCGGCACCAATGAAGTGGATAGTGCGATCGATGCAGTCGGTTTCGAGGCGCGCGGTCATTCGGGCGGGGAGCAGCCCGCGATCGTGCTCAATCAAATGATGGAGATTACACGAGCCGCTGGTTCGATCGGCATTCCCGGACTGTATGTGACGGAGGATCCTGGTGCCGCAGACAGTGCTGCCAAGCAAGGCAGCCTGTCTCTGCGCTTTGGTCTCGGCTGGGCGAAAGCGCAATCCTTCCATACGGGTCAGACGCCGGTGCTGAAGTACAATCGCCAGCTCATGCAGGCGATCCTGCACGACAGGTTGCCGATTGCCGATATTGTCAACGCCAAGATCATTTCACTCGAAGATGCGGCACAAGGATATGAGAGTTTCGATCAAGGTGCTGCAACGAAGTTCGTGCTCGATCCGCATGGCGAGCTGACAAAGGCAGCGTAG
- a CDS encoding aspartate aminotransferase family protein, with protein MDKITHPNTPVLDNFWMPFTANRQFKAAPRLLAAADGMYYTDVDGNKVLDGTAGLWCVNAGHGRKKIAQAVERQLSTMDFAPTFQMGHPIAFDFAAKLAAHAPGGPEAGLDRVFFTGSGSESVDTALKIAIAYQRAIGQGTRTRIIGREKGYHGVGFGGISVGGLVNNRRVFPQIPADHMRHTLDIERNAFSKGLPAHGIELAEDLERLVALHGAETIAAVIVEPMSGSAGVILPPKGYLERLRAIADKYGILLIFDEVITGFGRLGTPFATEYFGVVPDLVTTAKGITNGTIPMGAVFASRKVYDGLMTGPENQIELFHGYTYSGHPVACAAGLATMEIYEEEGLLTRAAELAEDWQNALHSLKGLPHVVDIRNLGLVGAVELASRDGAPGTRAYDVFVDCFQKGLLIRVTGDIIALSPPLIIERAEIETIVSVLGDALKRAA; from the coding sequence ATGGACAAGATCACCCATCCCAACACCCCTGTTCTCGACAATTTCTGGATGCCGTTCACAGCAAACCGGCAGTTCAAGGCCGCCCCGAGGCTGCTCGCCGCCGCTGATGGCATGTATTATACCGATGTCGACGGCAACAAGGTGCTCGACGGGACGGCGGGCCTCTGGTGCGTCAACGCCGGCCACGGCCGCAAGAAGATCGCACAGGCGGTCGAGCGGCAGTTGTCGACCATGGATTTCGCCCCGACCTTCCAGATGGGACATCCCATTGCCTTCGATTTCGCCGCAAAGCTCGCCGCGCACGCGCCGGGTGGGCCTGAGGCTGGGCTCGACCGTGTGTTCTTCACGGGCTCCGGTTCTGAATCCGTCGACACCGCGCTCAAGATCGCCATCGCTTATCAACGCGCGATCGGGCAGGGCACGCGCACTCGCATCATCGGCCGCGAGAAGGGTTATCATGGCGTCGGTTTCGGCGGAATTTCAGTCGGCGGTCTCGTCAACAACCGCCGCGTTTTTCCGCAGATTCCTGCCGATCACATGCGTCATACGCTTGATATCGAGCGCAACGCCTTCAGCAAGGGCCTTCCGGCCCATGGCATCGAGCTTGCTGAAGATCTGGAACGGCTGGTCGCGCTGCACGGGGCTGAAACGATCGCAGCCGTCATCGTCGAGCCGATGTCCGGTTCCGCCGGCGTCATCCTGCCGCCGAAGGGCTATCTGGAGCGGCTGCGCGCCATCGCCGACAAATATGGCATCCTGCTGATTTTTGATGAAGTGATCACCGGTTTCGGCCGCCTCGGCACCCCGTTTGCGACCGAGTATTTCGGCGTGGTCCCCGATCTCGTCACGACAGCAAAAGGCATCACCAACGGCACGATACCGATGGGCGCCGTCTTTGCCAGCCGCAAGGTCTATGATGGCCTGATGACCGGCCCGGAAAACCAGATCGAGCTCTTCCACGGCTATACCTATTCCGGCCATCCGGTCGCTTGCGCCGCCGGACTCGCGACCATGGAAATCTACGAGGAAGAAGGCCTGCTGACGCGTGCAGCCGAGCTTGCCGAGGACTGGCAGAACGCCCTGCATTCGCTGAAGGGTCTGCCGCATGTGGTCGATATCCGCAATCTCGGTCTCGTCGGCGCCGTCGAACTCGCCTCGCGTGATGGTGCTCCCGGCACGCGCGCCTACGACGTCTTTGTCGATTGCTTCCAGAAGGGCCTGTTGATCCGCGTAACCGGCGATATCATCGCGCTCTCTCCGCCACTCATCATCGAGCGGGCTGAGATCGAAACGATCGTCTCCGTGCTTGGCGATGCGCTGAAGCGGGCAGCTTGA
- a CDS encoding cupin domain-containing protein, with protein sequence MSVDIGNRLRHLRLARNLSQRELAKRAGVTNSTISLIESNSANPSVGALKRILDGIPIGLAEFFAFEPEAPKKAFYAAEELVEIGKGPISYRQIGENLFGRSLQILKECYQPGADTGKVPLVHEGEEGGIVLSGRLEVTVDDERRILGPGDAYYFESRRPHRFRCVGPYPCEVISACTPPSF encoded by the coding sequence ATGTCCGTCGATATCGGCAATCGCCTGCGTCATCTGCGCCTGGCACGCAACCTCTCCCAACGTGAACTCGCCAAGCGGGCGGGCGTCACCAATTCGACGATCTCGCTGATCGAATCCAATTCGGCCAATCCATCCGTCGGCGCGCTGAAACGCATTCTCGACGGCATCCCGATCGGCCTTGCCGAATTCTTCGCTTTCGAACCGGAAGCGCCGAAAAAGGCCTTCTATGCGGCCGAGGAACTGGTCGAGATCGGCAAGGGGCCGATTTCCTATCGCCAGATCGGCGAAAACCTCTTCGGCCGCAGCCTTCAGATCCTGAAGGAGTGCTATCAGCCAGGCGCCGATACCGGCAAGGTGCCGCTGGTGCATGAGGGAGAGGAAGGCGGCATCGTCCTCTCCGGCCGCCTGGAGGTGACAGTGGACGACGAACGCCGCATTCTCGGCCCAGGCGACGCCTACTACTTCGAAAGCCGTCGCCCGCATCGCTTCCGCTGCGTCGGGCCATATCCCTGCGAGGTCATCAGCGCTTGCACGCCGCCGAGCTTTTAG
- the dapF gene encoding diaminopimelate epimerase, with product MSFTFEKMHANGDDFIIVDCRGQAPFIDEEIVRRLGNRNRGIGFNQLAVMTDCADAAARLAFWNPDGSTLDACGSATRGAAWKLMREARSSRVVLRTERGLLTCAQAEDGLISVDMGEPLLHWTDVPLTEEIDTLRLPLDGSPAACSMGNPHCTFFVEDVEAVRIEERGAAVERHPLFPLGTNVHFVQVIDSTRIRLRIWERGGGISPGSGSCTCGGVVNGIRRGLLSNFVEVECDGGLLKVAWNGAGGVLLTGPVEPAFQGTWLT from the coding sequence ATGTCATTCACCTTTGAGAAAATGCATGCCAATGGAGATGACTTCATCATTGTCGATTGCCGTGGACAAGCGCCGTTCATCGATGAAGAGATCGTCCGGCGTCTCGGCAATCGCAATCGTGGAATAGGATTCAATCAGCTAGCGGTCATGACCGATTGTGCGGATGCGGCCGCCCGCCTTGCCTTCTGGAATCCCGACGGCTCGACGCTGGATGCTTGCGGCAGCGCCACGCGCGGGGCTGCATGGAAGCTGATGCGGGAAGCGCGCTCTTCCAGAGTTGTGTTGAGAACCGAGCGGGGGCTCCTGACCTGTGCTCAGGCGGAAGATGGCTTGATATCGGTCGATATGGGCGAGCCTCTTCTTCATTGGACGGACGTCCCGCTTACAGAGGAGATTGACACCCTCCGGCTGCCGCTGGATGGCAGTCCAGCCGCTTGCAGTATGGGGAATCCACATTGCACCTTCTTTGTTGAAGACGTGGAGGCGGTTCGCATCGAAGAGCGCGGTGCGGCGGTGGAGAGGCATCCTCTCTTTCCGCTAGGAACCAACGTTCACTTCGTGCAGGTGATAGATTCCACACGGATTCGGCTTCGAATATGGGAGCGCGGCGGCGGCATTTCGCCCGGCTCGGGGTCGTGTACCTGCGGTGGCGTGGTCAACGGAATCCGGCGTGGCCTCTTGAGCAATTTCGTGGAGGTCGAATGTGATGGCGGCCTCTTGAAGGTGGCATGGAATGGTGCCGGTGGCGTATTGCTGACAGGGCCTGTTGAACCGGCGTTTCAGGGTACCTGGTTGACGTAA
- a CDS encoding LLM class flavin-dependent oxidoreductase — protein MTKKQVILGAQFPGVNNFTVWSDPAAGSQIEFSSFRHFAETVERGKFDFIFLAEGLRIREQKGRFHELDVAGRPNTLAILTALASITEHVGLIGTLTTTFNEPYVLARQLATLDILSGGRAGWNVVTSPDAFTGANFRRADHLPHEQRYERARAFIEAAQSIWGGGEFSIRSRYFDIVGRSGLERSPQGAPVIAQAGDSDEGREFAARHADLIYSRHGSLEAGQAFYADVKKRLAKYDRSHDALKILPGANFVIGDTQEDADEKQKAIRLQQVSPKSAIVFLEQVWNRDLSSYDPDGPLPDIDPDVSGESLVQGRASNQDIKRRLDTARSWREIAERDRLSIRELAIRVTARKQFVGTPESIADEINRYVQADAADGFVFAPHLTPGGFDEFVDKVVPVLQERGVYRREYADAALRSNLGLPDPTEESRSLRHLSQTA, from the coding sequence ATGACGAAGAAGCAGGTAATTCTTGGAGCCCAATTTCCCGGCGTCAATAACTTCACAGTCTGGAGCGATCCGGCTGCAGGAAGTCAGATCGAGTTTTCGTCCTTCCGCCATTTTGCCGAAACGGTCGAGCGAGGAAAGTTCGACTTCATATTTCTGGCGGAAGGCTTGCGCATCCGCGAGCAGAAGGGGCGCTTTCACGAGCTGGATGTTGCAGGCCGCCCGAATACGCTTGCCATTCTGACCGCGCTTGCCTCGATTACCGAACATGTCGGCCTGATCGGCACGCTGACGACCACCTTCAATGAGCCGTATGTATTGGCCCGACAATTGGCGACGCTGGATATCCTGTCGGGCGGACGCGCCGGCTGGAATGTCGTCACTTCACCCGACGCTTTTACCGGCGCGAATTTTCGTCGCGCGGACCACCTTCCCCATGAGCAGCGCTACGAACGCGCCCGCGCGTTCATCGAAGCCGCGCAAAGCATATGGGGCGGCGGGGAGTTTTCGATCCGGTCGAGATATTTCGATATCGTCGGGCGGTCCGGACTTGAGCGGTCGCCACAAGGCGCTCCTGTCATTGCTCAGGCTGGAGATTCCGATGAGGGAAGAGAGTTTGCGGCTCGCCATGCCGACCTGATCTACTCCCGCCATGGCTCGCTTGAGGCTGGGCAAGCCTTCTATGCAGATGTAAAGAAGCGTTTGGCGAAATATGATCGCAGCCATGACGCTTTGAAAATCCTGCCTGGGGCCAATTTCGTTATAGGTGACACACAGGAGGATGCAGACGAGAAGCAGAAAGCGATACGCCTGCAACAGGTCAGTCCAAAGAGTGCGATCGTGTTTCTCGAACAGGTTTGGAACAGGGATCTCTCAAGCTACGATCCGGATGGGCCGCTACCGGATATCGATCCGGATGTTTCCGGAGAGAGCCTGGTTCAAGGCCGCGCCAGCAATCAGGATATCAAACGGCGGCTGGATACGGCGCGGTCATGGCGCGAGATTGCCGAGCGGGATCGCCTTAGCATCCGCGAACTTGCCATCCGTGTTACCGCTCGAAAGCAGTTCGTCGGAACGCCGGAAAGCATCGCCGACGAGATCAATCGCTATGTGCAAGCCGACGCTGCGGACGGCTTCGTCTTTGCGCCGCACCTGACGCCCGGCGGTTTTGACGAATTCGTCGATAAGGTCGTGCCGGTTTTGCAGGAGCGCGGTGTCTATCGCAGGGAATATGCCGATGCGGCCCTTCGCTCCAATCTTGGCCTGCCGGATCCGACGGAAGAAAGCCGGTCGCTGCGGCATCTTTCCCAGACCGCGTGA